The DNA sequence AATGCCGCAAAGACCTACTCCGGCGTTTCCATGGCGATCAATTTTTTTGGCGCTTCGCCGCAAGCCATCCCAGTCTGTAGCCAGAAGGGCATTCAATGCTTTTGCAGCTTCACAACGCGCGATTAGAGTTTCTACTAGTTCTAAGCATGAGTAGTCTTTCCGTCTTAGGCGTTCTAGGGTTTGTGCTAACGAGGTAATGGGCACCATCTTTCTGGATTGGGGATTTTAAGCCCATTTCAGATCAAATAAATATACCGCGCTTGGGCCCAAATTGCGCGATTATTGGAGGGAATTTCCCAATCACGGCGTATGATCCGAATTATTGGAGGTATTAAGGGCACTTTTTCAAACGGAAACAGTATTGTATCAATCAATATTCAACCTGATTGAGCGGCGAGTTGGACCCGCGTGAATATTCTATTGAAAAACGCCAAAATTGTCGCTTTCCATTGGGATGTCAATGCACAGTATGTTCCCCGATTTTCAACTTAAATAGAAACGGTTGATGTCTTTAGTTATCTACACAAAGACCAATCTTCCCTAGCAATGTCAGCCTCATCTCTTTTTGATAAACAATGCGATCATTTCTCTACCAAAATTGTGGATCTGATAATGGTCGACAAGCCTGATGAATTGGACCGCCGCGTTGCCGCAGCCTTCTCAGAACGAGAAGCTTCGAGGGAAAGAAGAATTACTCAAATTTCCGGCGAGTGCCGCGCTGGGTTAGCTTGCAAAAGGCTGGCCGACGGTCGCTTTCCGGAGATCTCAGCCGGTCAGAGGGTCGCAGTCCTCTCCGCTTACATCTATGTTGGCGAGGAAATTCTGAGGTGGATACTCGAACCAGAAGCTTCGGTGCGAACAAGAGTGAGTGGTCTCGTTGCCATCGACCTTGCACCATCTTGCATGGATATCTCCAGAGCTCAACTTCTCCAAACCATGAATTTGCTGAGTGGTAAAAGATGTGCACCCAGCGACCTTAGTCATTTCGTGGCCATTTCAATCTCTGAGACTGCCCGCTCCCGAACCCTGCAAATGGCGCCGTACGAAGAAGGCTCGTTGAAAAGCGTTACCGGGTTTACCGTAATCATTGAAGAGGCAGTACCATTTGACATGGTAGCTTATGGTCGAAACCTGATGCTGAAGGCTTCGGCAGGGTCCTTTCCAACGATCGACTTGCTCTACGACTACAGATTGTTTCTCGACAAATGTTCAGATAGTGGGCGGATCGGCTTCTTTCCAGAAGATGTTCCCAGGCCAAAAGTAGCGGTCATTGGGGCTGGCATTTCCGGGCTCGTGGTGGCAAGCGAACTGCTTCATGCTGGCGTAGACGATGTTACAATATATGAAGCAGGTGATCGGGTTGGAGGCAAGCTTTGGTCACATGCTTTCAAGGACGCTCCGAGCGTCGTGGCCGAAATGGGGGCGATGCGATTTCCTCCTGCTGCATCGTGCTTGTTTTTCTTCCTCGAGCGGTACGGTCTGTCTTCGATGAGGCCGTTCCCAAATCCCGGCACAGTCGACACTGACTTGGTCTACGAGGGTTGCCGATACATGTGGAAAGCCGGGCAGCAGCCACCGAAGTTGTTCCATCGCGTTTATAGCGGGTGGCATGCGTTCTTGAAGGACGGTTTCCTTGAGGGAGATATTGTGTTGGCTTCGCCTGATGCTATCACTGAGGCCTTGAAATTAGGGGACATTAGGCGGGCTCATGACGCCTGGCAAATTTGGCTGAACCGTTTCGGGAGGGAGTCGTTCTCTTCAGCGATAGAGAGGATCTTTCTGGGCACGCATCCTCCCGGTGGTGAAACATGGAGTTTCCCTCATGATTGGGACCTATTCAAGCTAATGGGAATAGGATCTGGCGGGTTTGGTCCAGTTTTTGAAAGCGGGTTTATTGAGATCCTTCGCTTGGTCATAAACGGATATGAAGAAAATCAGCGGATGTGCTCTGAAGGAATCTCAGAACTTCCACGTCGGATCGCCTCTCAAGTGGTTAATGGCGTGTCTGTAAGCCAGCGTATACGCCATGTTCAAGTCAGGGCGGTTGAGAAGGAAAAGACAAAAATAAAGATAAGGCTTAAGAGCGGGATATCTGAACTTTATGATAAGGTGGTGGTTACATCTGGACTCGCAAATATCCAACTCAGGCATCGTCTGACATCCGATACCACCATTTTTCGTGCACCAGTGAACCAAGCCGTTGATAACAGCCACATGACGGGCTCTTCAAAATTGTTCCTGCTGACTGAACGTAAATTTTGGTTTGACCATATGCTCCCGTCCTGTGTCCTCATGGACGGGGTCGCAAAAGCAGTGTATTGTCTGGACTATGAGCCGCAGGATCCGAACGGTAAAGGTGTGGTGCTCATCAGTTATACATGGGAGGACGACTCCCACAAGCTATTGGCGATCCCCGACAAAAAAGAGCGATTATGTCTGCTACGGGACGCAATTTCGAAATCGTTCCCGGCGTTTGCCCGGCATTTAGTTCCCGCTTGCGCTGATTACGACCAAAATGTTGTTCAACATGATTGGCTTACAGACGAGAATGCCGGCGGAGCTTTCAAACTCAACCGGCGTGGCGAGGATTTTTATTCTGAAGAACTTTTCTTTCAAGCGCTGGACATGACTAATGATACTGGAGTTTACTTGGCGGGTTGCAGTTGTTCCTTTACCGGTGGATGGGTGGAG is a window from the Neorhizobium sp. NCHU2750 genome containing:
- a CDS encoding FAD-dependent oxidoreductase, giving the protein MSASSLFDKQCDHFSTKIVDLIMVDKPDELDRRVAAAFSEREASRERRITQISGECRAGLACKRLADGRFPEISAGQRVAVLSAYIYVGEEILRWILEPEASVRTRVSGLVAIDLAPSCMDISRAQLLQTMNLLSGKRCAPSDLSHFVAISISETARSRTLQMAPYEEGSLKSVTGFTVIIEEAVPFDMVAYGRNLMLKASAGSFPTIDLLYDYRLFLDKCSDSGRIGFFPEDVPRPKVAVIGAGISGLVVASELLHAGVDDVTIYEAGDRVGGKLWSHAFKDAPSVVAEMGAMRFPPAASCLFFFLERYGLSSMRPFPNPGTVDTDLVYEGCRYMWKAGQQPPKLFHRVYSGWHAFLKDGFLEGDIVLASPDAITEALKLGDIRRAHDAWQIWLNRFGRESFSSAIERIFLGTHPPGGETWSFPHDWDLFKLMGIGSGGFGPVFESGFIEILRLVINGYEENQRMCSEGISELPRRIASQVVNGVSVSQRIRHVQVRAVEKEKTKIKIRLKSGISELYDKVVVTSGLANIQLRHRLTSDTTIFRAPVNQAVDNSHMTGSSKLFLLTERKFWFDHMLPSCVLMDGVAKAVYCLDYEPQDPNGKGVVLISYTWEDDSHKLLAIPDKKERLCLLRDAISKSFPAFARHLVPACADYDQNVVQHDWLTDENAGGAFKLNRRGEDFYSEELFFQALDMTNDTGVYLAGCSCSFTGGWVEGAIQTACNAVCAIIHNCGGVLAKDNPLEHSWRRYNYRNRN